The genomic window AGCTGCTCTGATTGAGGTTCTCAGAAGTCCGCGGTTCTGGCCCAAGGGTTCAATGCCTGTTGGCTCTTGGACATTTTTCAGCGGTGATGGACCTGGAACTGCCTCATTCAGTGTTCCCATGAGGCTGGTCAGGAAACAAAGCTGTGAGGAAGTGACTAATGGAAGATGCATCCCCTGAGGGAAACACATCCTTGCAGAGCACTTATCCCTGTGTGAGCATCTGTGACCAAGGGGAGGCAGCCCCACTGCTCTGCACCCGTCAGCCACGGTGGCAGAGAGGAATGCGCTGGTGGAACCAAGATGGATGACCTTGAGAAACAGCCTAAAATAACAGGATCAACCTAAACAGGGACACGTGCAAGGTTTCACATGTAAGACACAGGTTAAACCACCTCTCAGGGACAGCGTGGGGGATGTGTGGCTGTGGAAACCTCTCCAGGAAGAAAGTGAGTGGATTAGAGGGCTGAAAACCTACCAGCAGCACCATTACTGTGTGGGACAGCAAGAACTGGGGAGTTTCCCTTGCAGAGAACTGCACAGCTCACCAGATCTGTCAAttccagcccaggcagcccctTCCCAACCTTCACACATTTCCACGTTTTGTTGGGAATTACACGGAGAAGAAGCTGATGACAATATAATGTGCATCAGCAGGTACAACTTTTACTACATTATGACTTACTAATCATTTTAAAACAGCCGAAGATCCCAGGAGCATTAAAATAAACCCggctatttttaaaagcatggtAGGAGTGTGAAAATAGCCCCGCTCCACCTGAACCGCCTAGGGAATGACGTGACAGCCaagctggaaaacaaacccGACAGCGTCGCGTTTGTATATCCCCAAGGGAAAGGAGTGCCGTCAGCATCCCTGCAAGGTGTCAGTcacccctctctccctcctttcgGGTCATCCAGGGCTGGGACGTGGAGTGTTTTGTTTGAGGATGAGGAAAGGCTATGAGGAAGAAAGTCCACAGGCAGTTACCAAGCAAACTTTGCGTGTTTTGTGGCACTTCGTAGCTGGGGCAAAGAAAGGATAAAGGAATGTGCCTCGTTATTCTGCTGTGCACAAGAGCTATCCCACAGGGACTGAGTTTTCCCTGCCAAGGAAGAGGACCAAGGCTTCCGGGCAATTCTCTTGCAAAGGGAATGTTTTTCCAGAGTCCCGCAGCCCAGCGGGGAGCCCTCGGAGCTGCTCCATGGGCTGTGGGCTCCAAGGCGCTGCTGgggagctgtcagagctggATTTGGCTCCAAAGAAGAGGCACTGTGGCAGCTCTTCCAAGGCAGGAGCATGGGGAGCAGGAACATCACCCCTGCCAGCGACCACCGACCACCGGCTCAGCCCACGGAGCTGAAGAGGGACGCAGTGTTGGAAAACACCAACATCTATCAACATTAGCTTAAGTGTTGCAAAATGCCAAGAATGTCAACATTAGCTTAAGTCAGGCTGTTCTTTGATGTAAGATGTTTGTATACTTTCAAGCCTAATCAGCAAAAAAGGATACCTAATCAGTGGaacagccagcagccagctcccTCATTCAAGGATATCCTGGAACTAACGCGATTTGGGGATGTAATTAACAAAAATGTTAGTGTTTACTTATATAAACATTGCTAACTTGGCAAAATACTCCATGTCCCTGTACCCTAGAGCTATCTTCATTGTAACACTAAAAATCACTCCTGCTGGTCAAAAAGACCCTGCCCAGGTGAAGACCCTTCCCCTGAGCTGGACTTTCTTGATTTCTATGGAAATTACTAACCTATTTTAATAAAGGGGCTGTGTTTGGGAAATTACCAACCCTGAACTTCTCTGTGTAAGTAATGGCAGGGAAAGTTGGGGTGTGCTGGATTTGTGGAATAGCACCGAGCacccaggctggggcagctctgaaATAAACAATCCGTGTTTCTCTCGAGTGTGTCAGTATCAGTTCGATGCACACCAACGAACGAACTCGATCTTGTGGGTAACAGCAGGGCCAGAGCGGTGAGGGGTCCATGAGGGTGAGGAGTTCCAGGGGCCCGTGGGGCTGAGGGGTCTCAGACAGGGCTGAGGGGCCCCAGAGTCCTGAGGGGTCCCAGGCGGGGCTGAGGGGTCCCAGAGGCCTGAGGGGTCCCAGGCGGGGCTCAGGGGCCCCAGGGGATGCTGTGCGGCCCCGCAGCCCCTCACGCTCCCGGAGCCGCGGGCGGTCCCGAGCCGGCTCCGGGCTCTGGGCGGGTCCCGGGGGCCGATCCCGCCGGCCCCGGTAGGGGGCGGTAAAGCTCCCCCGCCCTCCCCGCGCCTCGGCCCCGCCCCTCGCCCCCTCCTCCAATCGCCGCTCGCGGTGCCCCCACCCTCCGGGCGTCCCCGGCGCGCGCTGATGACGTCAGAAGGCGGTGCCGCGCCGCGGCCGGAGCGGGCCGAGGTGAGTCCGGGATCGGCGGCCCCGGGACCGCCCGGCACCGGCTCCACCTCCGCCTTCCCTCCCTtaccctccctccctctctccgGGGGCGGCAGTGGTGCGGCCCGGGAGGCGCGGGCGCGGCCGGCCTCGGCCACACAGCCCTGCCGCTGCCCGGGACGCTGGGCCGCGGGGACGGGCGGGCCGGGGAGGGAGCCCTGCCCGCTCCCGGAGTATCCCCACAGTGGGGCGGGCCCGGtgcttcccagctctggagccgAACCTGATGCGGGACGAGCTCCCAGCGCCGGCACTGGTCCCTTTTCCAGTGTAGCGACAAACGGCCTGGGTTGGGATGagttctgaaaacaaacagttttGGGAATCCCGGTTGGTTTGGCTGATTCTGATCAGCCCTTGGCTCCGGCACAGCTGCTGcggtgctgcagcagccccagccccgggatTCCCCTCCGAAATCCACCAGAGGCTCGCAGTGAGAATGCCGGGTTAGGTCAGGTTTGTGTCAGGCAGTGAGAGGCACATTTGAGATGTTTTAGTGAGACGGCAGGCGAGGAGCTGAACCTCCACGGGGAGAAGCATAAATCCCATGTTCCTTCCCAccacttccagctgcagctcgGATAGTTTGTCACGCAGATAGTGTGCCGCCTGCCAAGTATGTGATTCCCACTCGGAGAGCTTGTAACGCTTGGAATTTATCTTAATTCCTTTCTCCACGTTCTTGGTGATTACTGCACAGGAGCATGTCCTGCACTGATGTGGAGTTAAGCATTTTGTTGCTGACTCTGGtgtgcagctctggggttcTGTAGCCTTCACTGGAACACTGAAGTGTACAAGGAGGAGCCACTGACATGCTGGAGTTGCTGCCAGATCTCAGTTAATGCCGTTAGTGGATTTATAGATGATACTTTCAAGTGTTTGATCCTTCcgtttggttttatttatggGTGGGATGTTTTACACAAGTCCTTCTCTACATGTTTAATTACTCTGTAATAATCTTATTTGTGGATGCTCTCATTCCATTTCTCTGTTAATTCAATATGCTTTAGGGTTCAGTAATGCTGGGAAAACTGTCCATGGGAGGCATTATTCAGGACTAACTAgatctcttaattttttatcaTGGTGCTTTAATTTGAATGAAGCTCCACCTCCAGGGCAGTGCTTGATGGAAGTCAGCTAACCTTTCtgtgaagttattttttatttctactgcCTGCACCCTACTACAGCATGTCTGTGCATGGATGGGTTGTTTGATTTCAGGAAGTTGCTGCCAGGAGGGAACTTCTTGCTTGAGAAGTTACTTTGATGATATTCGATTATAAAACTGAATCTTAACTGAAGCctggttttctttccaggtTGGATGAAGAGTCTGAACTTCTTCCAGGTGTCCCTTTAAaccatttcttatttcttcacTTGCTTCTCCTGATGGAAGACCGGCTGGGGTTCCTTTTCTGTTGTTCATGCTGAGCAGTTGCTTGGAGAGGTGGTGCGTGAGTGGAGATACACCTGGTGATGGTAAGACCTAAAATCAAGTTTTCAAGGCCAATGGTTTTTCTGTAGCCTTCTGTGGAGGCTCAGGCATGTGTTGATGGGCTCTGAGTCAAAGAAGGCAAATGTGAAGCTGCCCAGTGACTTCCTGAGCCAGAGGTGGCTCCTCCATCTCCTGACAAGTCCTGTTGTTTTAATCAGCACGTAAAGACTTGCCCAAGTGgagctggtttggttttgttgggatACAGTGTGATGAGCAAGAGCACCTAGTCTGGAACAGCTGGTAGGAATTCCACTTCTTACAGGCAGCTCCAAATGGAAAGCCAGAAGTGCCACTTGATGTCTaaagatgtaaaataaaactaaattgtTGAAAGATGTAAGAGCCCACCTTGATTTGTCAGGGTTTGGAAGATGAGAGACTTGCTGACTGAAAGTTGCTCTGGGTAAGTGAACATCTCCCTTTTagcaggggctgcagcaagTTCAGTGGCAAAATGCACCTTAAAACCAGTGTCCCTCTAGCTCAATATTTCCTGCCTCTTCTGCTATTCCATTGATCCCCAGCAGCTAAGTAGTGAGAAGTTTAAGGCAGTGTAAAAATTCAATATAAAGAAAATCTTGGAAAGATGCATTAAGTGAACAAGTTGCTGAGGTACTCTGTGGACCTTCTGGTGAGCAAACTCAGAACTATAAGGTTTGGATTGGCTGCTGACTGAGGAAGTTGAGCAGatctaacaaaacaaaagaaaatgcttgactttttcctttatttgatttttattaagtGATTGTGTCTAGACAAAAAGACCTCCAGAAGTCTTATGCAGCCTCAACTGCTCTGTGACTGATTCAGTGCTCAGCAGGGAACAGAAAACAAACGATCCCTAATAAAGAGAGATACTGTGTGATTTCCATGGACACATCTGTTCTGACCATGATTAGGTGTTTGTAGGCACTGCCTTAATTCACTTGTGATGAAAGCAGCAGGGCACTGTGCATGTTCTGTAGTAGAGAGAAGTGAAAATCCCGTATTCTCAATTTGTGATAGCATGGACctactgttttggtttttccctcCATTTGAAGCTTTGCTACCTTgattcctctttatttttttcttttcattctttttctaaGATTCAAATGTGGGAGTtgccccagctgtggctgctgctgacgCTCCCCTGGGAACATGCCTTGATAGGGAATTAACACCAGTCAGTGATGGGCTGTGGGACAAGCAAAGTGCTTCCCGAGCCCCCCAAAGATGTGCAGCTAGACCTGGTTAAAAAAGTCGAACCTTACACAGGCCACAGTGACATCTACAAGCATTTCATCAAAGATGACTGCGGGGCTGTCATCAAAGCTGGCTCTCCTTCCCCTCCGCATCACACCAACCCCTATCCCGGGAACCCCCTGCCCGCGCACCAGCCCGAGCCCCGCAAGAACAAAGTGGCCAAATACCGCGCCAAGTTCGACCCCCGAGTGACGGCCAAGTACGACATTAAAGCGCTGATCGGGAGGGGCAGCTTCAGCCGCGTGGTGCGTGTGGAGCACAAGGCCACCAAGCAGCCCTACGCCATCAAGATGATCGAGACCAAGTACCGGGAGGGGCGGGAGGTGTGCGAGTCGGAGCTGAGCGTCCTGCGGCGCGTCCGCCACACCAACATCATCCAGCTGATCGAGGTGTTCGAGACCCAGGACCGCGTGTACATGGTCATGGAGCTGGCCACCGGCGGGGAGCTCTTCGACCGCATCATCGCCAAAGGCTCCTTCACCGAGAGGGACGCCACGCGGGTGCTGCAGATGGTGCTGGATGGGGTGAGGTACCTGCACACGCTGGGGATCACCCACCGGGACTTGAAGCCGGAGAACCTGCTCTACTACCACCCGGGAACGGATTCCAAGATCATGATCACGGACTTCGGGCTGGCGAGCGCGCGGAAGAAGGGAGACGACTGCCTGATGAAAACCACGTGTGGGACCCCGGAGTACATCGCTCCCGAGATCCTGGTCAGGAAGCCCTACACGAACTCTGTGGACATGTGGGCGCTGGGGGTGATCTCGTACATTCTTCTCAGCGGGACGATGCCCTTTGAGGACGACAACCGCACGCGCCTGTACCGGCAGATCCTGAAGGGAAAGTACAGCTACTCGGGCGAGGTGAGTGTGCTGAGGGGAAGGCAAACAAGAAGCTCTCCCTAGGTGTGTCTTTGTGATGACCAAAAGCTGGCTGTCATGTGGGTGGTAACATTACCAGgggtaaaaaaaattcagtgattctggcttttaaagtcctttcccattttctgtctgttccCAGTGCAGCATAGTGAGCTCCTTTAAAGAAAGTGTGTGCACAGAAAGAGGAAGCTTGCTATAGAACACAACTGGGAAGTTTGTGGGTTTCTAGCTGGGGGGACCTTGGCTGTGGTAAGCTGCTGTTAGAGGCTTTGCAGTTGAAACTTGTGCCAGGGTGTTTGAAATGTGGCACAGTCTGATTTCTGACACAAATCCAAGTGTAGTATGGAAACTAGCTTTGCTGAAAGACAGGGTTATGGCAGGCAAGGGGCACTTGCTTCTTCCATCTGGTAATGGGATTATTTCAGATATTGATCTGCATTGCTTCCTGAGCTTGGTACCTGAGAAAATGGAGGATTGAAGGATAGTTTTCAtagaaaaggatggaaaaaagagTCTTGGGGGATAATTTTTAGGCATTCTGTAAATGATAGTGGGGCTTGAAGGCGATTCTTGATCTTCAGAAGAAACAATTTGAAGTTAAACACTTCTAAATAACATCTTCACACTTCTCATTGAAACCCAGTTGACATTATCAATGCATGTTGCTATTGTTATGTCCTTGCCATATCATGCCCTTGACTACTGAGTGCAGGTCTGTATTCTCTGGATAAAAATTCAGGGCTGAAAAGTATGTGTAGAAAGGCAGTGTGAATATCCAAAGGCATGGCCTGGCTTCTGTTTGAAGAATGAGTGGACTAGGGCCCTTCCTCcaaaataattaacatttgAAGGGGGTCTGATCAAACTCAGTGCAGCCATAAGCAATCTGGAGAGAGTGAATTGAGTGTTTTGATGGCTCCCTGGGGTAATCTATTTTGATGTCCACTGGTCCTTGTGCCAGAACGGACTGGTTTTGAGAAATATTGTGAATTACAACTAGGCCACGGAGACTTGTTGGTTGTACGTGCAGAGGTAGCCATGTGCCACAGAGAAAGCATTAAACTCCATTTTGGAAGTGTCAATGCACAAGCCTGAGGCATTTTACTTGTTATGCCATCACAAATTACACACTTTAGGAGTCTGTTATGGATACTGTGTGTGACATGAGTGGTTGTTTTGGAAAGCTGTTGATGCTTTACTGCTTGGAAAGCAAATGTGTGTCAGCCAGCAGCCTGTATCTGTTGCCTGGATGCTTTCTGTTCCTCTAGAGCCAGGCAAAACGG from Parus major isolate Abel chromosome 11, Parus_major1.1, whole genome shotgun sequence includes these protein-coding regions:
- the PSKH1 gene encoding serine/threonine-protein kinase H1, with protein sequence MGCGTSKVLPEPPKDVQLDLVKKVEPYTGHSDIYKHFIKDDCGAVIKAGSPSPPHHTNPYPGNPLPAHQPEPRKNKVAKYRAKFDPRVTAKYDIKALIGRGSFSRVVRVEHKATKQPYAIKMIETKYREGREVCESELSVLRRVRHTNIIQLIEVFETQDRVYMVMELATGGELFDRIIAKGSFTERDATRVLQMVLDGVRYLHTLGITHRDLKPENLLYYHPGTDSKIMITDFGLASARKKGDDCLMKTTCGTPEYIAPEILVRKPYTNSVDMWALGVISYILLSGTMPFEDDNRTRLYRQILKGKYSYSGEPWPSVSNLAKDFIDRLLTVDPSDRMTALQALKHPWVVSMAASSSMKNLHRSISQNLLKRASSRCQSTKSAQSTRSSRSTKSNKSRRVRERELRELNLRYQQQYTG